From Primulina huaijiensis isolate GDHJ02 chromosome 15, ASM1229523v2, whole genome shotgun sequence, one genomic window encodes:
- the LOC140958497 gene encoding uncharacterized protein, producing the protein MGRAQRRQILKTLGFVMLLGIAVYFMLWTVDYRDSSRDTELLRRQFDLANREAMDESAEWRRRYDAEVVKAGSCSKKLNELQSSVGESGEVSRTLKKKMEFLQKENMDLLDRVELMKQELEAEKLRCSVQ; encoded by the exons ATGGGGAGAGCGCAGAGGagacaaattttaaaaactttaggGTTCGTAATGCTTTTGGGAATTGCCGTTTACTTCATGCTTTGGACTGTCGATTATCGTGACTCCTCTCGTGATACTGAATTACTGAG GAGACAATTTGATCTTGCTAACAGAGAAGCGATGGATGAATCTGCAGAGTGGAGACGAAGATATGATGCCGAGGTAGTGAAGGCTGGTAGCTGCTCCAAGAAGCTGAATGAA CTTCAAAGTTCTGTTGGAGAATCGGGTGAAGTATCCAGAACTCTGAAGAAGAAAATGGAGTTTCTGCAAAAG GAAAACATGGATTTACTTGATCGGGTCGAGTTAATGAAACAAGAGCTTGAAGCTGAGAAGTTGAGATGTAGCGTGCAATAG
- the LOC140959500 gene encoding auxin response factor 18-like yields MESKETVKETEKCLDSQLWHACAGNMVQMPPVNSKVFYFPQGHAEHASGNVDYRNFPRIPAYVPCTISAIKFMADLDSDEVFSKIRLVPISDDVDFDDKGVLWINGSENQEKPTSFAKTLTQSDANNGGGFSVPRYCAETIFPRLDHTVDLPVQTILAKDVHGETWKFRHVYRGTPRRHLLTTGWNTFVNHKKLVAGDSIVFLRAEKGDICIGIRRAKRGIEIPSGWNPAGGNSTMPYGGFSTFLGDDENKLARIGNGVGNGSLIGRERVKVETVIEAATLAASGQPFEVIYYPRASTPEFCVKASLVNVALQIRWSSGIRFRMAFETEDSSRISWFMGTILSVQVADPIRWPDSPWRLLQVTWDEPDLLENLKSVSPWLVELVSNMPGVHLSPFSPPQKKLRPPHQSDLPLDSQLTFPFLSGNNLLLGSSIPFGCRQDNTPAGMQGARHARYGLLSDFHLSKLQPGLFPVGFNQAVVPTGTPIPYIATKPGNIENISCSPTMGNSTQGSKQSDVLKATPFVLFGQPILTEKQMCTSCGSDTVSSIRVGNGSTSPADKTGNSSDGSGSNQNDATEHTSCDGLNLETGECKVFFESEDMGRTMDLSLVSSYDELYRNLEDMFGVQISDPLNDVLYWDAKGAVKQLSEEPFSNFKMAAKRLRILTKFVARTQECGIVTIQMETPSLTMNNFKLTS; encoded by the exons ATGGAATCGAAGGAAACGGTGAAAGAAACTGAGAAATGTTTGGACTCTCAGTTATGGCATGCTTGTGCCGGTAACATGGTGCAAATGCCGCCGGTTAACTCGAAAGTGTTTTACTTTCCTCAGGGACATGCTGAGCACGCTTCTGGAAATGTCGATTACAGGAATTTTCCTAGGATTCCTGCTTACGTACCGTGTACAATTTCTGCAATCAAATTCATGGCAGATCTCGACTCAGATGAGGTTTTTTCGAAAATTCGTCTGGTTCCTATTAGCGATGatgttgattttgatgataaaggggttttatggattaatggGTCTGAGAATCAAGAAAAACCCACTTCGTTTGCCAAGACATTAACACAATCTGATGCCAACAACGGTGGGGGCTTTTCGGTTCCTAGGTACTGCGCAGAGACCATTTTTCCTAGGCTGGATCACACAGTGGATCTTCCGGTTCAGACAATTCTTGCCAAGGATGTTCATGGTGAAACTTGGAAATTCAGGCATGTTTACAGAGGAACACCTAGGCGACATCTCTTGACCACGGGGTGGAATACTTTTGTGAACCATAAGAAGTTAGTGGCTGGCGATTCCATAGTGTTTCTGAGGGCGGAAAAAGGCGATATTTGCATTGGGATTAGGCGTGCAAAGAGGGGAATTGAGATTCCATCAGGATGGAATCCTGCTGGGGGGAATTCTACCATGCCTTATGGAGGGTTTTCGACTTTCTTGGGGGATGATGAGAATAAGTTGGCAAGAATTGGTAATGGCGTTGGGAATGGAAGTTTGATCGGTAGAGAACGAGTGAAGGTAGAAACGGTAATTGAAGCTGCCACTCTTGCCGCCAGTGGACAACCCTTTGAGGTTATTTACTACCCTCGAGCTAGCACGCCCGAGTTCTGTGTTAAGGCTTCTCTTGTAAATGTCGCATTGCAAATACGCTGGAGCTCGGGTATCAGGTTCAGGATGGCATTTGAAACAGAAGATTCATCGCGTATAAGTTGGTTTATGGGAACCATATTGTCAGTCCAGGTTGCTGACCCAATTCGGTGGCCTGATTCTCCTTGGAGGCTTCTGCAG GTGACGTGGGATGAACCTGACCTACTTGAAAACTTGAAAAGTGTCAGCCCATGGCTTGTAGAGTTAGTATCAAACATGCCGGGCGTTCATCTCTCTCCTTTTTCACCTCCTCAAAAGAAATTAAGACCGCCTCATCAATCAGATCTCCCACTTGACTCCCAACTTACGTTCCCATTTCTTTCAGGCAACAATCTCCTACTTGGGTCCAGCATCCCCTTTGGTTGTCGTCAAGACAACACTCCTGCTGGCATGCAGGGAGCCAGGCATGCTCGATATGGATTATTATCAGATTTTCATCTCAGTAAACTGCAACCAGGTTTGTTTCCAGTCGGCTTCAATCAAGCTGTTGTACCTACCGGAACCCCGATTCCCTACATAGCCACCAAGCCTGGCAATATTGAGAACATTTCTTGCTCACCGACCATGGGAAATTCGACTCAGGGTTCAAAGCAATCTGATGTGTTGAAGGCAACCCCGTTTGTGCTTTTTGGTCAACCAATACTAACAGAGAAGCAAATGTGTACTAGCTGTGGTAGTGACACTGTTTCTTCAATCCGTGTGGGTAACGGTTCTACTAGCCCTGCTGATAAAACTGGAAATAGTTCAGATGGATCTGGTTCGAATCAGAATGATGCAACGGAACACACTTCATGTGATGGTCTGAATCTTGAAACCGGTGAGTGCAAAGTTTTCTTTGAATCTGAGGATATGGGTCGCACCATGGACCTTTCTTTGGTCAGTTCATATGACGAACTTTATAGAAATCTGGAAGATATGTTTGGGGTCCAAATTTCAGATCCACTGAATGACGTCCTGTATTGGGACGCCAAAGGTGCAGTCAAGCAACTCAGTGAAGAACCATTTAG TAACTTCAAGATGGCCGCTAAAAGGTTGAGGATTTTAACGAAATTCGTAGCCAGAACGCAGGAGTGTGGAATTGTGACCATACAAATGGAAACTCCCAGTCTAACTATGAATAACTTCAAGCTTACCTCTTAA
- the LOC140958313 gene encoding large ribosomal subunit protein uL11-like yields the protein MPPKFDPSQVVDVFVRVTGGEVGAASSLAPKIGPLGLSPKKIGEDIAKETAKDWKGLRVTVKLTVQNRQAKVTVVPSAAALVIKALKEPERDRKKTKNIKHNGNISLDDVIEIAKVMRSRSMAKDLSGTVKEILGTCVSVGCTVDGKDPKDLQQEISDGDVEIPLD from the coding sequence ATGCCGCCGAAGTTCGACCCGAGCCAGGTAGTGGACGTGTTTGTCCGGGTTACCGGCGGTGAGGTCGGGGCGGCCAGCTCTCTCGCACCTAAGATCGGTCCCCTCGGTCTCTCTCCCAAGAAGATCGGTGAGGATATCGCGAAGGAAACTGCCAAAGACTGGAAGGGACTTCGCGTCACAGTTAAGCTCACTGTCCAGAATCGACAGGCAAAGGTTACCGTCGTCCCATCCGCCGCCGCACTCGTCATCAAGGCGCTCAAGGAACCGGAACGCGATCGGAAGAAGACGAAGAACATCAAGCACAACGGCAACATCTCTCTCGATGACGTCATCGAGATTGCCAAAGTAATGAGGTCACGCTCCATGGCTAAGGATTTGAGTGGCACAGTAAAGGAGATACTGGGGACATGTGTTTCCGTTGGATGTACGGTGGATGGAAAGGATCCTAAGGATCTTCAGCAGGAGATTTCCGATGGGGATGTCGAGATTCCACTGGATTGA
- the LOC140958336 gene encoding cytokinin riboside 5'-monophosphate phosphoribohydrolase LOG1 encodes MERESEVKASKFKRICVFCGSSQGKKTSYQESAVELGKVLVSRNIDLVYGGGSIGLMGLVSQAVHDGGRHVMGVIPKTLMPRELTGVTVGEVKAVADMHQRKAEMARHSDAFIALPGGYGTLEELLEVITWAQLGIHDKPVGLLNVDGYYNSLLSFIDKAVEEGFIIPSARHIIVSAPNAKELVKKLEDYIPRHERVASKHSWEMEQLGYSPIYDLSR; translated from the exons atggagagagaGAGCGAAGTGAAGGCGTCCAAATTCAAGAGGATTTGTGTGTTCTGTGGGAGTAGCCAAGGAAAGAAGACTAGCTATCAAGAATCCGCCGTTGAGCTGGGCAAAGTCTTG GTTTCTAGGAACATTGATTTGGTGTATGGAGGAGGCAGCATAGGACTTATGGGTTTGGTTTCACAAGCTGTTCATGATGGTGGTCGGCATGTCATGGG GGTGATTCCCAAGACGCTCATGCCTCGAGAG TTAACTGGTGTGACAGTGGGAGAAGTGAAGGCTGTTGCAGATATGCACCAAAGGAAAGCAGAAATGGCTAGgcattctgatgcttttattgCCTTGCCAG GTGGCTATGGAACTCTTGAGGAATTGCTTGAAGTGATCACATGGGCTCAACTGGGAATCCATGATAAACCG GTAGGATTGCTAAATGTGGATGGATACTACAACTCTTTACTGTCGTTCATCGACAAAGCCGTGGAGGAAGGATTCATTATCCCAAGTGCACGCCATATCATTGTCTCGGCACCGAACGCAAAGGAGCTTGTCAAAAAATTGGAG GATTATATACCTCGACATGAAAGAGTGGCTTCAAAACATAGCTGGGAAATGGAGCAGCTGGGTTATTCCCCTATATACGATCTTTCGAGGTGA
- the LOC140959439 gene encoding protein S40-4-like, with translation MAAERSHRYLGSGADQLNPASGGDQFEFDEADIWNVGEIILPEGGKTVLSSSRTLRIPARRRVDHVDRLPVGSKSLPVNIPNWFKIFHSECITRASDRGGDREGDEEGGNDHKIPPHEYLARTRVASMSVHEGVGRTLKGRDLSNLRNAVLKKTGIED, from the coding sequence ATGGCAGCTGAGAGGAGCCACCGCTATCTTGGCAGCGGCGCCGATCAGCTCAACCCTGCATCGGGCGGAGATCAATTCGAATTCGACGAAGCTGACATCTGGAACGTCGGAGAAATCATTCTACCCGAAGGCGGCAAAACTGTACTTTCAAGCTCGCGTACACTTCGAATACCGGCGAGGAGGCGTGTTGATCATGTGGATCGGTTGCCCGTAGGATCGAAATCTCTGCCAGTAAATATCCCGAACTGGTTCAAAATCTTCCATAGCGAGTGTATAACCCGCGCCAGTGATCGGGGAGGAGATCGCGAAGGCGACGAGGAAGGCGGAAACGATCACAAAATACCTCCACACGAGTATTTGGCAAGGACAAGAGTCGCTTCCATGTCCGTGCACGAAGGGGTAGGCAGGACGTTGAAAGGGAGGGATTTGAGTAACTTGCGAAATGCGGTTCTGAAGAAAACCGGCATTGAAGACTAA